The proteins below come from a single Gossypium raimondii isolate GPD5lz chromosome 2, ASM2569854v1, whole genome shotgun sequence genomic window:
- the LOC105788594 gene encoding uncharacterized protein LOC105788594, with amino-acid sequence MGENERTMNNIKGKGVAERSRANHNYSGEDEDDDKITSFSFPSVKSSPRNASSKYDFVKVRVWLGDNADHYYVLSRFLLSRMLTVTKIPNHVAIKIALELKKLLIDNSLLDVSQSDLEVNLFKLMERRGYGEEYINRYKMMTRFHHQRVPLVILVCGTACVGKSTIATQLAQRLNLPNVLQTDMVYELLRTATDAPLASTPVWERDFSSSEELVTEFCRECRIVLKGLNGDLKKAMKDGKPIIIEGIHLDPSIYLMDDEHKATTSVAEGHQPNPLSVASNSAVQVENNCTSTSGSNVVNSQNHLVHGVSADQVNKVSESLESITLATASENKGETVKAAEVNGSTSRKEKPGPKPIIIPIVLKMAEFDHKALLEERITTRTLSGKCVVQDTDKLITNLKTIQNYLCSFESQGLTVVNVAATTFPQTLDWLHGYLLQCIEQGISSESNENSRQPAEK; translated from the exons atgggagAAAATGAGAGGACGATGAACAACATCAAGGGCAAGGGAGTTGCAGAGCGTTCAAGAGCTAACCACAATTACAGTGGTGAAGACGAAGACGACGACAAGATTACCAGTTTCTCCTTTCCTTCCGTCAAATCCAGTCCTCGCAACGCTTCTTCCAAATACGACTTCGTCAAG GTGAGGGTCTGGTTGGGTGATAACGCCGATCACTATTATGTTTTATCCAGATTTTTGCTCAGCAGAATGTTAACTGTCACAAAG ATTCCGAATCATGTAGCTATTAAAATCGCTCTTGAGCTCAAGAAGCTGCTTATAGACAACAGCCTTTTGGATGT CTCACAGTCTGATTTGGAAGTTAATCTTTTTAAG CTAATGGAGCGGCGTGGTTATGGGGAAGAGTATATAAATCGGTACAAGATGATGACCAG aTTTCACCATCAAAGGGTTCCTTTGGTGATTCTTGTTTGTGGAACTGCCTGTGTTGGGAAGTCTACAATAGCCACACAACTTGCACAGAGGCTGAACTTGCCTAATGTCTTACAG ACAGATATGGTTTATGAATTGCTGCGCACAGCAACGGA TGCACCATTGGCATCTACTCCTGTATGGGAAAGGGATTTCAGTTCCTCCGAGGAGTTGGTTACAGAATTTTGTCGAGAATGCAGGATAGTTCTTAAAG GGTTGAATGGGGATCTAAAAAAGGCAATGAAAGATGGAAAACCAATTATAATCGAG GGAATACATTTGGACCCAAGCATTTATTTAATGGATGATGAACATAAAGCTACAACCTCTGTGGCTGAAGGGCATCAACCAAACCCACTGTCTGTTGCATCAAATTCTGCAGTGCAAGTGGAAAATAATTGCACAAGTACATCTGGAAGTAATGTGGTAAATAGCCAAAACCATCTTGTGCATGGTGTGTCTGCTGATCAGGTGAACAAAGTCTCTGAATCTCTGGAGTCCATTACTCTAGCAACTGCATCTGAGAATAAAG GTGAAACTGTTAAGGCAGCAGAAGTAAATGGAAGTACCTCTAGAAAAGAGAAACCTGGTCCTAAACCAATAATTATACCCATAGTTCTGAAGATGGCTGAATTTGATCATAAG GCATTACTAGAGGAGCGGATCACTACTCGGACATTAAGTGGTAAATGTGTAGTCCAG GATACAGATAAGCTAATAACCAACTTAAAGACTATTCAAAACTATCTTTGCTCTTTCGAGTCACAG GGTTTAACAGTTGTCAATGTAGCGGCGACCACATTTCCACAGACATTAGATTGGCTGCATGGATATCTTCTTCAG TGCATTGAGCAAGGCATTTCCTCGGAGTCCAATGAAAACAGTAGGCAACCAGCCGAAAAATAG
- the LOC105789660 gene encoding uncharacterized protein LOC105789660, with amino-acid sequence MPSPFLGRLAKDKKENEEKEIFETLRKVEVNILLLDAIKQIPRYVKFFKELCTSKRRLVGNERVNIGENVSAVLQKKVPPKYKDQGMFAISCEIGNVGIKKAMCDLGASINVMSYPIYKLINAGPLKKTGVLIQLADRSVIYPEGLLEDVLVKANELVFPIDFYIINMGDNNSTNSSDILLGRPFLSTASAKIDVRSGTLTMEFDGEIVKFNVYEAMSHPNSLSNISSIDSIDCLTQNYSEYHDFDKLEIVLYRSIDMDALSLLEELSIIEDPL; translated from the coding sequence ATGCCATCTCCTTTTCTAGGGAGGCTCGCAAAGGATAAGAAAGagaatgaggaaaaagaaatcttCGAAACGCTTAGGAAGGTGGAGGTAAATATCCTTTTGCTCGACGCTATCAAACAAATCCCTCGTTATGTGAAATTTTTCAAGGAATTGTGCACTAGCAAGAGGAGGTTAGTAGGTAACGAAAGAGTGAATATAGGAGAGAATGTCTCCGCAGTACTGCAAAAGAAAGTTCCACCCAAATACAAGGACCAAGGTATGTTTGCTATTTCCTGTGAGATAGGTAATGTAGGCATTAAGAAAGCCATGTGTGATTTAGGGGCTTCCATTAATGTTATGTCTTatcctatttataagttgattaacGCGGGTCCTTTGAAAAAGACAGGAGTATTAATCCAGTTGGCGGACAGGTCAGTCATTTATCCCGAAGGATTACTTGAAGACGTCCTTGTTAAAGCTAACGAATTAGTTTTCCCTATAGATttctacattattaatatggGGGACAATAACTCAACTAATTCGTCTGACATTTTGCTTGGAAGACCGTTCCTAAGTACCGCAAGCGCAAAAATTGATGTTCGGAGTGGAACATTGACAATGGAGTTTGATGGCGAAATcgtgaaattcaatgtctacGAAGCCATGAGTCATCCTAActcattatcaaatatttccAGTATCGATAGTATAGattgtttaactcaaaattattctgAATATCATGACTTTGATAAGTTGGAAATTGTCCTTTACAGAAGCATTGACATGGATGCTTTAAGTCTTCTCGAAGAATTATCAATTATAGAAGATCCATTGTGA